A region from the Streptomyces lydicus genome encodes:
- a CDS encoding MarR family winged helix-turn-helix transcriptional regulator, translating into MHSRFDSAPAALINIASRALSRINDRRLRPLGLTFAQMPVLAALSKADALSQKELAGLARIEQPSMAQLLARMDRDGLIRRTPAQHDRRVSLISLTETGLAKLTQVHSALFETNDQALRGFSAEEIDLLVDLLRRLVANLEENPADSASDAAATGPASTEDRVPDHRR; encoded by the coding sequence ATGCACTCCAGGTTCGATTCCGCGCCCGCCGCTTTGATCAACATCGCCTCGCGTGCGTTGTCCCGGATCAACGACCGGCGACTGCGGCCGCTGGGGTTGACTTTCGCGCAGATGCCCGTGCTGGCGGCGCTGAGCAAGGCCGACGCGCTCTCCCAGAAGGAATTGGCGGGACTGGCCCGGATCGAGCAACCGTCCATGGCCCAGCTGCTCGCCCGGATGGACCGCGACGGCCTCATCCGGCGCACGCCCGCCCAGCATGATCGACGGGTCAGCCTGATCTCGCTGACCGAGACCGGACTGGCAAAGCTCACACAGGTGCACTCGGCGTTGTTCGAGACCAACGATCAGGCGTTGCGGGGCTTCAGCGCCGAAGAAATCGATCTCCTTGTGGACCTGCTGAGAAGGCTTGTCGCCAACCTCGAGGAGAATCCGGCCGACAGTGCGTCGGATGCCGCAGCAACCGGTCCCGCATCCACCGAGGATCGTGTGCCCGACCACCGGCGGTGA